In Sulfitobacter sp. M39, the following proteins share a genomic window:
- a CDS encoding RNA polymerase factor sigma-32, with protein MDIMTLAQSREFSLTRTAMKAELLDAETELKLAYAWRDERDEEALHRLITAYMRLAISMAGKFKRYGASMNDLIQEAGLGLMKAADKFDPDRGVRFSTYAVWWIKASIQDHVMRNWSMVRTGSTSSQKSLFFNMRRVQARLEREAQAAGETLDKHQLRQMISTEIGVPMHDVEMMEGRLSGSDFSLNATQSAEDEGREWIDALVDDSAQAAERVEESHDTLTLRSWLLSAMQALNEREQFIVRERKLRDQPRTLESLGAELSLSKERVRQLEAAAFGKMRKTLETQSSEVRHFLM; from the coding sequence ATGGACATCATGACGCTGGCGCAATCACGTGAATTTTCTTTGACCCGCACCGCAATGAAAGCAGAGCTTTTGGATGCGGAGACAGAGCTAAAGCTTGCCTATGCTTGGCGGGACGAACGCGATGAGGAAGCGCTGCACCGGCTGATCACTGCTTACATGCGTCTAGCTATCTCGATGGCGGGTAAATTCAAGCGCTATGGCGCGTCGATGAATGATCTGATCCAAGAGGCCGGATTGGGCCTGATGAAAGCCGCCGACAAGTTCGACCCCGACCGCGGGGTTCGCTTTTCTACCTATGCCGTCTGGTGGATCAAGGCGAGCATTCAGGATCACGTCATGCGCAACTGGTCGATGGTGCGCACCGGCTCTACGTCCTCTCAGAAATCGCTGTTCTTCAACATGCGCCGTGTACAGGCACGTCTTGAGCGCGAGGCCCAGGCCGCGGGCGAGACCCTGGACAAGCACCAGCTGCGTCAGATGATTTCTACCGAGATTGGCGTGCCGATGCATGACGTCGAGATGATGGAGGGGCGTTTGTCCGGCTCTGACTTCTCGTTGAACGCGACGCAATCGGCAGAGGATGAGGGCCGCGAGTGGATCGACGCGCTGGTCGATGACAGCGCGCAGGCCGCCGAACGTGTCGAGGAAAGCCACGACACGCTGACGCTGCGCAGCTGGCTCTTGTCGGCGATGCAGGCCCTGAACGAACGCGAACAATTCATTGTGCGGGAACGCAAGCTGCGCGACCAGCCGCGGACGCTTGAAAGTCTGGGTGCCGAGCTGAGCCTGTCGAAAGAGCGTGTGCGCCAGCTAGAGGCCGCGGCCTTTGGCAAGATGCGCAAAACGCTTGAGACACAATCCTCCGAAGTGCGCCACTTCCTGATGTGA
- a CDS encoding histidine phosphatase family protein produces the protein MTIWHWVRHGPTHEKNFVGWRDVPADLSDHALIARLNAHLPQTAMMVSSDLIRASATADTLASASRLRLPHDRDLRELDFGLWDGMHARDVSQSHPELSRAYWTTPGDIAAPEGESWNDAARRINAAVDRITQAHPNTDIIAVAHFGVILTQVQRALGVDAHAAMAHKIDNLSVTDIHITPQGWDIGTINHQV, from the coding sequence ATGACAATCTGGCATTGGGTGCGCCACGGCCCGACCCACGAGAAAAACTTTGTCGGATGGCGCGATGTCCCCGCCGATCTGTCCGATCACGCATTGATCGCGCGGCTAAACGCGCATCTCCCGCAAACTGCCATGATGGTATCCTCCGACCTCATCCGCGCTTCTGCCACCGCCGATACGCTGGCCTCTGCCAGCCGCCTGCGCCTGCCCCATGACCGTGACCTGCGCGAGCTTGATTTCGGGCTGTGGGACGGCATGCACGCCCGCGATGTATCGCAAAGCCACCCCGAGCTCAGCCGCGCCTATTGGACCACCCCGGGTGACATCGCCGCCCCCGAAGGCGAAAGCTGGAATGACGCGGCCCGCCGGATCAACGCCGCCGTTGACCGGATCACACAGGCCCATCCGAACACAGATATCATCGCCGTGGCGCATTTCGGCGTGATCCTGACACAGGTCCAACGCGCGCTTGGTGTGGATGCCCATGCCGCGATGGCCCATAAGATCGACAACCTGTCGGTCACGGATATCCACATCACCCCGCAGGGATGGGACATCGGCACGATCAACCATCAAGTCTGA
- a CDS encoding YifB family Mg chelatase-like AAA ATPase, producing the protein MVARAYTLAFQGIDARIVEVQCALSAGMPAFSIVGLPDKAVSEARERVRAALGAMAIALPSKRITINLSPADLPKEGSHFDLPIALALLGAIDILPNDVIQSTVALGELSLDGSLIPVIGALPAAMAAAENGRSLLCPAASGAEAAWVGNAQVIAAPSLGAVVRHYTGQTPLPPATPGEVTQSPSQHDLRDVKGQERAKRALEIAAAGRHHLMFVGTPGSGKSMLAARLPSILPPLTPQEALSTSMIHSLAGLLDDGGISRLRPFREPHHTASMAAIIGGGRLAKPGEVSLAHNGVLFMDEFPEFPRTVLETLRQPVETGEVMIARANAHVKYPCKFMLVAAANPCKCGYLSDPSRACSKAPACGEDYMNRVSGPLRDRFDLRIDVPPVGYTDLDLPPSAEGSAEVAQRVQAARRRQHNRFADHPTAALNADAEGDLLEQIAAPDTEARQLLSRAAERFHLSARGYHRVLRVARTIADLDGAGDVRKPHLAEALSFRLPSVALA; encoded by the coding sequence ATGGTCGCACGGGCATATACGCTCGCATTCCAGGGCATCGACGCGCGCATCGTCGAGGTGCAATGCGCACTCTCTGCCGGCATGCCCGCCTTTTCAATCGTGGGCCTGCCCGACAAAGCGGTGTCGGAAGCGCGCGAAAGGGTCCGTGCCGCGCTTGGTGCGATGGCCATCGCCTTACCCAGCAAACGGATCACGATCAACCTCAGCCCGGCCGACCTGCCCAAAGAAGGCAGCCATTTCGACCTGCCCATCGCGCTGGCCCTGCTGGGGGCGATCGATATCCTGCCAAATGATGTCATCCAAAGCACCGTCGCCTTGGGCGAACTTTCGCTGGACGGGAGCCTGATCCCCGTGATCGGCGCGCTGCCTGCGGCGATGGCTGCGGCGGAAAACGGGCGTAGCCTGCTTTGTCCCGCTGCCTCAGGTGCCGAAGCGGCTTGGGTCGGCAATGCGCAGGTGATCGCGGCCCCCAGCCTCGGCGCGGTGGTGCGGCATTATACCGGCCAAACCCCGCTGCCGCCTGCCACACCGGGCGAAGTCACCCAAAGCCCCAGCCAACATGACCTGCGTGATGTGAAAGGGCAGGAACGCGCCAAACGCGCCTTGGAAATCGCGGCGGCGGGACGTCATCACCTGATGTTTGTCGGCACGCCCGGCTCGGGTAAATCCATGCTGGCGGCGCGTTTACCCTCCATCCTCCCCCCGCTGACCCCACAAGAGGCGCTCAGCACCTCTATGATCCACTCGCTTGCCGGGCTTCTGGATGATGGCGGCATCTCGCGTCTGCGCCCGTTCCGCGAACCGCACCACACGGCGTCTATGGCGGCGATCATTGGCGGTGGTCGGCTGGCCAAACCGGGGGAGGTCAGCCTTGCCCACAACGGCGTGCTGTTCATGGATGAATTCCCCGAATTTCCGCGCACCGTGCTCGAAACCCTACGCCAACCCGTTGAGACGGGCGAGGTGATGATCGCTCGCGCCAATGCACATGTGAAATACCCGTGCAAGTTCATGCTTGTCGCCGCGGCGAACCCCTGCAAATGCGGCTATCTCAGCGATCCTTCCCGCGCCTGCAGCAAAGCCCCCGCGTGCGGAGAGGATTATATGAACCGCGTGTCAGGCCCGCTGCGCGACCGCTTCGACCTACGCATAGACGTGCCGCCCGTGGGCTATACCGACCTTGACCTGCCCCCCAGTGCGGAAGGCTCGGCGGAAGTCGCCCAAAGGGTGCAAGCCGCGCGCCGCCGCCAGCACAACCGATTTGCCGACCATCCCACAGCGGCCCTGAACGCAGATGCCGAAGGGGATCTGCTGGAACAGATCGCCGCCCCAGATACGGAGGCGCGGCAACTGCTGTCCCGCGCGGCTGAGCGGTTTCACCTATCGGCGCGTGGGTATCACAGGGTATTGCGTGTGGCGCGCACCATCGCGGATCTGGACGGGGCCGGCGACGTGCGCAAACCGCATCTGGCCGAAGCGCTCAGCTTTCGGCTGCCGTCGGTGGCACTTGCGTGA
- a CDS encoding YraN family protein: protein MTDTLTTLAKSVQGAVSYHAGRAAELQVSDDYRRRGFDLAHERWRGKAGEIDLIMRDGDGIVFVEVKKSKSHDSALQRLNRKQMRRIYRSAEEFIGGEPKGALTDVRFDVALVDQTGELRILENAFGHD from the coding sequence ATGACCGACACACTGACGACATTGGCGAAATCCGTTCAAGGGGCTGTTTCCTATCACGCAGGTCGTGCGGCCGAACTGCAAGTCTCGGATGACTACCGTCGCCGCGGCTTTGATCTGGCACATGAACGGTGGCGCGGTAAGGCGGGCGAAATTGATCTGATCATGCGTGATGGCGACGGGATCGTCTTTGTCGAAGTGAAGAAAAGCAAAAGCCATGACAGCGCGCTGCAGCGTCTGAACCGGAAACAGATGCGCCGTATCTATCGATCCGCCGAAGAATTCATCGGTGGCGAACCCAAAGGCGCGCTGACGGACGTGCGGTTTGACGTGGCGTTGGTCGATCAAACCGGTGAGCTGCGTATCCTTGAAAACGCCTTCGGGCACGACTGA
- a CDS encoding [protein-PII] uridylyltransferase, with the protein MKPLVAPAESGEATARHLISTPKRIFDEAAVSAALKDVLDGLSDPAEIQAAAVAVLQDAQKNGRAEIARAFAASPFNARPMTSAYCYLTDQLVRTTLQIAGQRLHPIETLGPNDRLAVIGVGGYGRGEMAPYSDVDLLFLIPQTPSQRTENLIESMLYMLWDLKLKVGHSTRTIRDCVTLGREDFTIQTALLEHRFIAADVALAQDLDETLKTDLFAGTGRSFIEAKLEERDARHRKQGLRYVVEPNVKEAKGGLRDLQSLFWIAKHIYSVEHAADLVDRGVFLEEEFKTFVAAENFLWAVRGHLHLISGRATEQLTFDMQVAVAEAMGYRDTRGRRGVEVFMQAYFRHATEVGELTRIFLTKLEALHVKAEPLLERIFRRRPKLRDGYEVVGGRLAVTDGKAFISDKLNLLRIFEEALRTGMLIHPDAMRLVKANLALIDDDMRNTPEARRIFLDLMLKHGNPERGLRRMNELGVLSAFIPEFEPIVAMMQFNMYHSYTVDEHTIQCITNLALIEKGELEEDLPVASSILQRGVNRKVLYVALLLHDIAKGRPEDHSILGAQMARKIAPRLGLNKAEVDTVEWLVRYHLLMSDMAQKRDISDPRTVRDFAKAVQTVKRLDLLCVLTVCDIRGVGPNTWNNWKAVLIRGLYRQTKRALETGLEDLNRENRGAGAKKALRAALAHWPRKDLQAETARHYPPYWQGLHTASQVVFAEQLRDIQDGEIRIDLHPDDDRDATRACFVMADHPGIFARLAGALALVGANVVDARSYTTKDGWVTDAFWIQDAEGNPYDVSRLPRLRQMISKTLKGEILARDALKSRDKVKKREKVFKVPTHITFDNEGSEIYTIIEVDTRDRPGLLYDLTRSLSESNVYIANAVIATYGEQVVDTFYVKDMFGLKYYTESKQKTLEKRLRTAIIDGVARAQD; encoded by the coding sequence GTGAAACCCCTTGTTGCACCAGCAGAATCAGGTGAGGCCACCGCGCGTCACCTGATTAGCACCCCCAAACGCATCTTTGACGAAGCGGCTGTTTCCGCCGCGCTCAAGGATGTGCTGGACGGTTTGTCCGATCCGGCAGAGATTCAGGCCGCCGCCGTCGCCGTCCTGCAAGACGCGCAGAAGAACGGACGCGCCGAAATCGCCCGCGCCTTTGCGGCGTCACCGTTCAACGCGCGCCCCATGACGTCGGCCTATTGCTACCTCACCGATCAGCTTGTCCGCACGACCCTGCAGATCGCCGGACAACGGCTCCACCCGATTGAAACGCTTGGCCCGAACGACAGGCTCGCCGTGATCGGCGTCGGCGGGTATGGCCGCGGGGAGATGGCCCCCTATTCCGATGTGGACCTATTGTTCCTCATCCCCCAAACTCCTAGCCAGCGCACTGAAAACCTGATCGAATCCATGCTCTACATGCTATGGGATCTCAAGTTGAAGGTCGGCCATTCCACCCGCACCATCCGCGACTGCGTGACCCTTGGCCGCGAGGATTTTACGATCCAGACAGCCCTGCTGGAGCACCGCTTTATCGCCGCCGATGTGGCTTTGGCGCAGGATTTGGATGAAACGCTCAAGACTGATCTGTTCGCAGGCACCGGTCGCAGCTTTATCGAAGCCAAGCTGGAGGAACGCGACGCGCGGCACCGCAAGCAGGGCCTACGTTATGTGGTGGAACCCAACGTCAAAGAGGCCAAGGGCGGCTTGCGCGATCTGCAATCGTTGTTCTGGATCGCCAAACATATCTACAGCGTCGAACATGCCGCCGATCTTGTCGACCGCGGCGTGTTTCTGGAGGAAGAGTTCAAGACCTTCGTCGCGGCCGAGAATTTTCTTTGGGCGGTACGCGGACACCTGCACCTCATTTCAGGACGCGCTACCGAACAGTTGACCTTTGACATGCAGGTCGCCGTGGCCGAGGCGATGGGATACCGCGACACGCGGGGCCGCCGCGGGGTCGAGGTGTTCATGCAGGCCTATTTCCGCCATGCCACCGAAGTGGGCGAGCTGACGCGCATCTTCCTCACCAAGCTCGAAGCCTTGCACGTCAAGGCGGAACCCCTGCTCGAACGCATCTTTCGCCGTCGCCCCAAGCTGCGGGACGGCTATGAGGTCGTGGGCGGGCGGCTGGCCGTCACCGATGGCAAGGCGTTTATCAGCGACAAGCTGAACCTGCTGCGCATCTTCGAAGAGGCATTGCGCACCGGCATGTTGATCCACCCCGATGCGATGCGTCTGGTCAAAGCGAACCTCGCCCTGATCGACGACGACATGCGCAACACGCCCGAAGCGCGGCGGATCTTCCTTGATCTGATGCTGAAACACGGCAACCCCGAACGCGGCCTGCGCCGGATGAACGAACTGGGCGTACTGTCGGCCTTCATCCCCGAGTTTGAGCCCATCGTGGCGATGATGCAGTTCAACATGTACCACAGCTATACGGTGGACGAGCATACAATCCAGTGCATTACGAACCTTGCCCTCATCGAGAAGGGCGAGCTGGAAGAAGACCTGCCCGTCGCCTCGTCGATCCTGCAACGTGGGGTGAACCGCAAGGTGCTATATGTGGCTCTCTTGCTGCATGATATCGCCAAGGGCCGCCCCGAAGACCATTCGATCCTTGGCGCCCAAATGGCCCGCAAGATCGCGCCCCGTCTGGGCCTGAACAAGGCCGAGGTCGACACGGTCGAATGGCTGGTCCGCTACCACCTGCTGATGTCGGATATGGCGCAAAAACGCGATATTTCCGATCCGCGCACCGTGCGGGACTTTGCCAAGGCGGTGCAGACCGTCAAACGGCTTGATCTGCTGTGTGTGCTGACCGTCTGCGATATCCGCGGCGTCGGCCCGAACACATGGAACAACTGGAAAGCCGTGCTGATCCGCGGGCTCTACCGGCAAACCAAACGCGCGCTTGAAACCGGGCTCGAAGACCTCAACCGCGAGAACCGCGGCGCGGGGGCCAAAAAGGCCCTGCGTGCGGCCCTTGCCCATTGGCCGCGCAAGGATCTTCAGGCCGAAACCGCACGCCACTACCCGCCCTATTGGCAGGGGCTTCATACGGCCTCGCAGGTGGTATTCGCCGAGCAGCTCCGCGATATTCAGGACGGTGAAATCCGCATTGACCTGCATCCTGACGATGACCGCGACGCCACCCGCGCCTGCTTTGTCATGGCAGACCACCCGGGCATCTTTGCACGGCTCGCCGGTGCACTGGCGCTGGTCGGGGCCAATGTCGTCGATGCCCGCAGCTATACCACCAAGGACGGCTGGGTGACCGATGCGTTCTGGATCCAGGACGCCGAGGGCAACCCCTACGACGTCTCGCGCCTGCCACGGCTGCGGCAGATGATCTCCAAGACGCTCAAGGGTGAAATTCTGGCCCGCGATGCGCTGAAATCCCGCGACAAGGTGAAAAAGCGCGAGAAAGTGTTCAAGGTGCCCACGCATATCACCTTTGATAACGAAGGCTCCGAAATCTACACGATTATCGAGGTGGATACCCGCGACCGCCCCGGCCTGCTCTATGACCTCACGCGGTCGCTGTCTGAATCCAACGTCTATATCGCCAATGCGGTGATCGCGACCTATGGGGAACAGGTGGTCGATACCTTCTACGTCAAGGATATGTTCGGGTTGAAATACTATACCGAAAGCAAGCAAAAGACGCTCGAGAAACGATTGCGCACGGCGATCATCGACGGTGTGGCACGGGCGCAGGACTGA
- a CDS encoding alpha/beta hydrolase, protein MSLLRPLLNGYLRLVEKRKLARTRDVHKIRRDFAKTARLLFRAPRGTQITRSRLVGAGEVLRVTPAQTRSDLVVFYIHGGGFVFGSPDTHGAMLGALAQRLGAAAVLPYYRLAPEAPFPAAIEDVAAAYQALLDSGVAAQNIVVGGDSAGGALAFNLLSRLCAGSGPVPRAVFAFSPLTDFLHEGASFRENAAREAVLPATQAGLMAEMYLAGADPRDSAVSPLLATYPGAPPIWITVGSTEILRDDARRMAAHLRDQEVTVTLEEAQDLPHVWPIFHNTLPEARATLDALARWITQVPPTAAES, encoded by the coding sequence ATGAGCTTGCTGCGCCCTCTGCTGAACGGCTATTTACGTTTGGTAGAGAAGCGCAAGCTGGCGCGCACGCGCGATGTGCACAAGATACGTCGCGATTTCGCGAAAACCGCGCGGCTGCTGTTTCGGGCACCGCGCGGCACCCAGATCACCCGCAGCCGCTTGGTTGGCGCGGGCGAGGTTCTGCGGGTGACCCCTGCGCAGACACGCTCTGATCTGGTGGTATTTTACATTCATGGGGGCGGTTTCGTGTTCGGCAGCCCCGATACCCACGGGGCGATGCTTGGGGCCTTGGCGCAGCGTCTGGGGGCTGCGGCGGTCTTGCCCTATTACCGTCTTGCCCCCGAAGCGCCGTTTCCCGCCGCAATCGAAGATGTCGCCGCGGCGTATCAGGCGTTGCTCGACAGCGGTGTGGCGGCGCAGAATATCGTTGTCGGCGGCGATAGCGCTGGTGGCGCGCTGGCGTTCAATCTGCTCAGCCGGCTTTGTGCAGGCAGTGGCCCCGTGCCGCGCGCGGTTTTTGCCTTTTCACCGCTGACCGATTTTCTGCACGAGGGGGCCAGCTTCCGCGAGAATGCGGCGCGAGAGGCTGTATTGCCCGCCACGCAGGCCGGTCTTATGGCAGAGATGTATCTGGCCGGTGCCGACCCCCGCGATTCGGCTGTAAGTCCTTTGCTTGCGACCTATCCAGGGGCGCCGCCAATCTGGATCACCGTCGGTTCCACGGAGATTTTACGCGATGACGCGCGCCGGATGGCAGCGCATTTGCGGGATCAAGAGGTTACCGTGACGCTGGAGGAAGCGCAGGACCTGCCCCACGTCTGGCCGATATTCCACAATACCCTGCCCGAAGCGCGGGCCACGCTGGACGCATTGGCGCGCTGGATCACGCAAGTGCCACCGACGGCAGCCGAAAGCTGA
- the gshB gene encoding glutathione synthase, with amino-acid sequence MKIAFQMDPIGDVNINADSSFRLAEEAQARGHALFYYTPDHLAYQEGRITARGHDLTVQRVQGDHATLGPEREVDLADFDVVWLRQDPPFDMHYITSTHLLDRLKETTLVVNDPFWVRNYPEKLLVLDLPQLTPPTTIARDLDTIKAFKAKHKDVILKPLYGNGGAGVFRLDTNDRNLSSLHELFTGFSREPLIVQKFLPAVSKGDKRVILVDGEAVGAINRVPAEGETRSNMHVGGRPEKVGLTERDLEICAAIGPLLREKGQIFVGIDVIGDYLTEINVTSPTGIQELERFDGTNIAAKIWEAIERKRA; translated from the coding sequence ATGAAAATCGCCTTTCAGATGGACCCGATCGGGGACGTGAACATCAACGCGGACAGCAGCTTTCGCCTGGCCGAAGAAGCACAGGCGCGCGGGCACGCGCTTTTCTACTACACCCCCGATCACCTCGCCTATCAAGAGGGCCGCATAACCGCGCGGGGGCATGATCTGACCGTACAGCGTGTGCAAGGTGACCATGCCACGCTGGGTCCCGAGCGCGAGGTTGATTTGGCGGATTTCGACGTGGTCTGGCTGCGACAGGATCCGCCGTTCGATATGCATTACATCACCTCGACCCATTTGCTGGACCGTCTGAAAGAGACAACGCTGGTGGTGAATGACCCATTCTGGGTGCGGAACTACCCCGAAAAACTGCTGGTGCTCGATTTGCCGCAGCTGACCCCGCCCACCACAATCGCCCGTGATCTGGATACGATCAAAGCGTTCAAGGCGAAGCATAAGGATGTCATCCTCAAGCCGCTATACGGTAACGGGGGCGCGGGTGTCTTCCGTCTGGACACCAATGATCGCAACCTCAGCTCTTTGCACGAACTGTTCACCGGTTTCTCGCGCGAGCCGTTGATCGTACAGAAATTCCTGCCTGCTGTGTCCAAGGGCGATAAACGGGTGATTCTGGTGGATGGCGAAGCCGTCGGGGCCATCAACCGCGTCCCGGCAGAGGGCGAAACCCGGTCGAACATGCATGTGGGCGGACGCCCCGAGAAGGTCGGCCTGACAGAGCGTGACCTTGAAATTTGCGCCGCCATCGGCCCGTTGCTACGCGAGAAGGGGCAGATTTTCGTCGGTATCGATGTCATCGGCGACTATCTGACCGAGATCAACGTGACCTCCCCCACCGGCATACAAGAACTGGAACGTTTCGACGGCACCAATATCGCGGCTAAGATATGGGAAGCGATAGAGCGTAAGCGCGCATGA
- a CDS encoding penicillin-binding protein activator, translated as MIAVFNILRKPLRLLILPLIALALAACEPVAMTNMNGSKGPKVDSSKPIPVALLIPRGGSAADNLLAQELENAARLAIRDLGGVQIDLRVYGTGGNAGTAGTAAAQAVTDGAQIILGPLYGEAANAAGNAVAAQGVNVLSFSNNPSIAGGNVFVLGQNFNDTSNRLVRYAKSNGKDKILVLHGQDLAGQLGRDAILRAIAANGATSAGTVDYALSQEAVMSAVPRVKAAVESNGANAIFLTTSSASALPLFAQLLPEAGISGATTQYIGLTRWDIPPQTLALPGVQGGWFALPDPGATTAFSQRYAAAYGDTPGPIAGLAFDGIAAVGALAKSGKSDALSAARLTQGAGFRGASGVFRLKADGTAERGLAIATIRNQQVVIISPAPQAFGGAGF; from the coding sequence ATGATCGCTGTTTTCAACATCCTTCGCAAGCCACTGCGGCTTTTGATCCTGCCACTGATCGCATTGGCGCTTGCCGCCTGTGAACCTGTGGCGATGACCAATATGAACGGGTCCAAGGGCCCCAAAGTCGACTCGAGCAAACCTATTCCGGTGGCCTTGCTGATCCCACGCGGCGGTTCGGCGGCGGATAACCTGCTGGCGCAAGAGCTTGAGAACGCCGCGCGTCTGGCGATCCGTGATCTGGGCGGCGTGCAGATTGACCTGCGGGTCTATGGCACGGGCGGCAATGCTGGCACTGCGGGCACCGCGGCGGCGCAGGCCGTCACCGACGGGGCGCAGATCATTCTGGGGCCGCTTTATGGCGAGGCCGCAAATGCGGCGGGCAACGCGGTTGCCGCGCAGGGCGTGAATGTCCTGTCCTTCTCGAACAACCCCAGCATCGCGGGCGGCAATGTCTTTGTGCTGGGTCAGAACTTTAACGACACCTCCAACCGTCTGGTCCGCTACGCCAAGAGCAACGGAAAAGACAAGATCCTCGTGCTGCACGGTCAGGATCTGGCCGGCCAGCTGGGCCGCGATGCCATCCTGCGCGCGATTGCCGCAAACGGGGCGACCTCTGCCGGTACGGTTGATTACGCGCTGAGCCAAGAAGCCGTAATGTCTGCCGTGCCGCGCGTGAAAGCTGCCGTAGAAAGCAACGGGGCGAATGCGATCTTCCTGACGACATCCTCGGCCAGTGCGCTGCCACTGTTCGCACAGTTGCTGCCAGAGGCGGGGATCAGCGGTGCCACCACGCAGTACATCGGTCTGACCCGCTGGGACATCCCGCCCCAAACGCTGGCACTGCCCGGCGTGCAAGGTGGCTGGTTCGCCCTGCCCGATCCCGGTGCGACAACCGCATTTTCGCAGCGCTATGCCGCAGCCTATGGCGACACACCCGGCCCGATCGCTGGTCTGGCCTTTGACGGGATCGCAGCCGTGGGTGCCCTTGCGAAATCCGGCAAATCCGACGCGTTGTCCGCGGCACGTCTGACCCAAGGCGCGGGCTTCCGCGGGGCGAGCGGCGTGTTCCGCCTCAAGGCGGACGGCACCGCCGAACGCGGCCTTGCCATTGCCACGATCCGCAACCAGCAGGTCGTCATCATCAGCCCTGCCCCCCAAGCCTTTGGCGGGGCCGGTTTCTAA
- the rsmI gene encoding 16S rRNA (cytidine(1402)-2'-O)-methyltransferase → MNYQKIPLAAGLYFVGVPIGSARDITLRALDVLASADVLAAEDTRSLRKLMDIHGVPLNGRQIVALHDHSGSGVQDKLVAAIRDGQSVAYASEAGMPLIADPGFELSRGVGEAGLMLTCAPGPSAVLTALALAGLPTDAFFFAGFLPNAKGARLTALQKLKEVQGTLVFYESPKRVGAMLRDAAQALGGTRPAAVCRELTKKFEEIQRGTLDELTEHYSGKAPKGEIVVLIDRGRLPAVSESDLTSDLANALETNSMRDAVDMVAQAYDVPRRQVYQAALELGKET, encoded by the coding sequence TTGAATTACCAAAAGATTCCCCTTGCGGCGGGGCTTTACTTTGTCGGGGTGCCGATCGGCTCTGCCCGCGACATAACCTTGCGGGCGCTCGACGTGCTGGCCTCGGCTGATGTGCTGGCGGCTGAGGACACGCGAAGCCTGCGTAAGTTGATGGATATCCATGGGGTGCCTTTGAACGGGCGGCAGATTGTGGCGCTGCACGACCATTCGGGCAGTGGCGTGCAGGATAAGCTTGTCGCCGCGATCCGCGATGGGCAATCCGTCGCCTATGCCTCCGAGGCGGGGATGCCGTTGATCGCGGATCCGGGGTTCGAACTATCCCGCGGTGTCGGCGAGGCAGGGCTCATGTTGACCTGCGCCCCGGGCCCCTCGGCGGTGCTGACCGCGCTGGCTTTGGCAGGGCTGCCGACGGATGCCTTCTTTTTCGCAGGGTTCCTGCCCAATGCGAAAGGCGCACGGCTCACGGCACTGCAAAAGTTGAAAGAGGTGCAAGGCACGCTGGTTTTCTACGAATCACCCAAGCGGGTGGGGGCGATGCTGCGCGATGCCGCACAGGCGCTGGGCGGGACACGTCCGGCGGCAGTCTGTCGCGAGCTGACCAAGAAGTTCGAGGAAATTCAGCGCGGTACCCTGGATGAGTTGACCGAACACTACAGCGGTAAAGCCCCGAAAGGCGAGATTGTTGTGCTGATTGATCGCGGGCGTTTACCGGCTGTTAGCGAAAGTGATCTAACCTCTGACCTTGCGAACGCATTGGAAACGAATTCGATGCGCGATGCCGTCGATATGGTGGCGCAGGCATATGATGTGCCGCGCCGACAGGTGTATCAGGCAGCATTGGAATTGGGGAAAGAAACCTAA